A segment of the Denticeps clupeoides chromosome 2, fDenClu1.1, whole genome shotgun sequence genome:
CATGTGGAACGTGGAGCTCAGGAGAAGTCAGGTGACCACGCGTTCCACCATGAACAATACTTTTTAAcgataatttaaaaaaattaaccattGGCGATAAATTTGATGTCATGATGCGCTTTCATGCTGTCAAGAAGTCCTAGACACATGCGACAGTCACTCTGACGTTCAACAGGCGAACTCAAAGTAGATGGCGTGAGGGCATCTCCTTCAATTCTAACCGTGCAATTTTATCACCGCTAATCTCAAGGTTCTCCTGTGGTCGGCAAGCAAAGTGTTTGAAGAGCTTACGGACATTGAGCGGCAGTTTCACAAGGCCCTGTACACAGTCAGAACCTACCTGAACTGCAATAGGTATTCCGTTGGACTTCTGGACATGACCAAAGAAAAGGTACGCCTACGATACAGATGTTCAACTTTTATTGGAATGACCTGGAAATGACCAGTTTCAACTTTTTCCTGAAGGAATTCTATGATGAATGGCCAGTAAAACTTGGAGACGTGGAGCCATACAAAGGCCCCAAGACGCCTGACGGCAGAGTAAGAGCTTTGCTCCCGTTCCCAACATGCCCTCGTCTGTCCACATTAAAATGCCTGACGACCTCCTGACCATGTCTTGCAGGAAGTGGTTTTCTACAAAATCATTGACTACATTTTAGAAGACAAGGAAGAAATCAAAGTCATACCGTGAGTATGCCGACGCCCAGTGAATCGCCATTCTGTAACGCAccggtcccaggttcaaaccccacttactgccatggtgtccctgagcaagacacttaaccctgaatgtctccagtccctgtcactactgatcgtaagtctctctgggcgtctgataaatgtcacaAATGCAAACGAGGTGGCGAataagacagagacagacaggacgGCGAGGCTTGGTTCACTGACCGTTTGTAATTGTGTGTGGACCTGTGTCCCGCAGGACTCCTCCAGTCGACCACTGGGCTCTTGTCAGCGGACTTCCCACATACGTTGCTGAGAACGCCTTTGTGAGTTGGAATAGTCCTCTCCGGTCCCCTCCTGTCGTGTCTGATCATGGCTCGCGGGTGTAAATCCACAGCAAAGTAACGATTCGTTTAAGCAGCGTTATTATTTGTCCACAATGTGCGTTTGTTACTCGCTTACAGATTTGCAACATGATGAACGTTGCAGCAGATGACTACTTCACGTTCCAGGTGAGTTGGGGCGCCACGTGACAGACCTCCGCACGCTTGGCATGTACACTAACCGCTGCTTCTCCCACAATTCAGAAAGAGCAAGTCGACGACACAGGCTTTGTCATCCAAAACGTCCTGTCCTTGCCAATTGTCAACAAGAAGGAAGAAATTGTGGGCATCGCGACTTTCTTCAACCGCAAAGACGGCAAACCTTTCGACGAGCAGGACGAGCAGATCATGGAGGTGAACGTTTCCCTGTCTGAGCTTGGATTGGTTGGCTGGCCTCAGGTGGCCATCGCCGGTTTGTAATTGTACTGCGTCTGGCCGTTGTGCGACAGGCACTCACACAGTTCTTGGGTTGGTCCCACTTGAACTGCGACACCTACGACAGACTGAACCGGATGGAGTGGAAAAAAGACATTGCCCAGGAGATGCTCATGTACCAGACCAGGGCCACGTCAGAGGAGGTCCAGGAGGTTCTGGTAAGGGGTGACATACAGTGAGATGGAACGTAGAGAAATGGCCCAGACAGGCCTTAAACTGATCCCATGGTTCCACTGTTCCAGAACACAATCGAGAAGTTTGACATGAAACCAGAGGATTGCGATCAGAAGGAAATGTACAAGCTCTTGGTACGATATTGCCCTTTTTTTGGATAAAAAACCCCTACTTGTTCACTGTGTGGTTTTACACAATGCATGTGTGTCATTGAACAGAGGAAAAATTGCCCAGAAGCCAAAGACATAGACTTGCTGGAGTTTCACTTCAGCGATTTGCCAGTGACCCCTCTTGACCTGATCAAGGGCGGCATCCGCTGCTTTTTCGAGCTCAATGTGGTGGAGAAGTTTAAAGTGCCAGCAGAGGTAAGCACGCCGTTCATTCTCAGGAACGGCAGAGCGGCGAGTCCTAAGCCTCGCGGAATTTCCCCTCTGACCCCAAATCCAGGTCCTCACGAGGTGGATGTACACGGTCCGCAAGGGGTACCGCGACATCACCTACCACAACTGGAGACACGGCTTCAACGTGGGCCAGACCATGTTCACCCTACTGCAAGTCAGTCTTTCAGGCTTCCTTTCATTTGactgttgcaaataaaaatgtctgaacGTGTCTCAACCCAACTCTCGAACAGACCGGGAAGTTGAGGAAGTACTACTCAGACCTGGAAGCCTTTGCAATGGTGGCCGCTGCATTCTGCCATGATATTGACCACAGGGGGACCAACAACCTGTACCAGACCAAGTATGGCCTTCTCTAGTTCCATTCATTTTGTGCCGATGATCTCAACTGAGACCAGCAAGCTACACGCCCGcgatttatttctgttctctGCAGGAGCGGGTCGCCTCTAGCCAGGCTCCACGGTTCGTCCATCTTGGAGAGGCACCACCTTCAGTACAGCAAGACCCTGATGGAAGATGAGGTCTGAATCTTTAAAACAACATCTGACTAGGACAGCAATCAGGAACCGAGGACGGTCGATGTCCAACACCATGCAATTAGTGAGGTCTGTGGAGCCTGAAGATTTTACTCTGTTTTCCCGCAGGCTCTCAACATCTTCCAGAACCTTCAGAAGCGCCAGTTTGAGACCGTTCAGCACTTGCACGATGTCTGCATCATCGCCACTGACCTGGCCTTGTACTTCAAGTGAGCGAACGTCCATGTGTAACTTTGCACGGCGCGTTGTTCTGTGGCATGCACTTACCAGGCTGTGTCTCCACCAAACAGAAAGAGGACAATGTTCCAAAAGATCGTTGATGCTACCGAGACGATGCCAAACGAGCAGGACCAAATCGCCCACGTGTCCAACAACCCGGTCCGAAAGGAAATTATAATGTAAACGTCTGCGCGGAATTTTGTCCGTTTTCCATGTTGCTGTCTCCTGTTTACAGTCCTCAGATGATCATTTTCTGTCTTATTCAGGGCAATGATGATGACTGGGTGCGATTTGTCGGCCATCACCAAGCCTTGGGAAGTACAGAGTAAGGTGAGTGCTGGACTGCACCACATGCACCACTGGAAGTCAGCAGATGTTTGACCCACTCTCACCATTCAGGTGGCTCTCATGGTGGCAGAGGAATTCTGGGAGCAAGGTGACCTGGAGAGGACAGTCTTAGACCAACAGCCAATTGTGAGATACATCTCTTTCTTCAGTAGAACCTACAGAACATGTAGTAATAAATCCAGGACCTGGGGCTGTAAAAGCGAACTGTTCTCTTGACACGTTGCACTTTGATTCTTAACGTGTTGTCTTCTCATCCTAGCCTATGATGGACAGGAACAAAAAAGATGAACTTCCCAAGATGCAGTGCGGTTTCATTAACTTTGTGTGCTCATTTGTCTATAAGGTGAGCCGATAATACATTCAAATAACCATAAAAAGTTAGCACAACGTACTTAGGAAGTGACGTTTATTTCCCATGGAGTGACAAGAAGAACTTCTTTATTCAGGAATTCTCAAGGTTCCACAAGGAAATCACGCCCATGTTTAACGGTCTGAATAACAACCTGGCCCATTGGAAAGAGTTGGCCGACATCTATGATGCCAAGATGAAGGCCATTGAGGATGAAAAGAAGAAGCTTGAAGAGGCAGAGGCCAAGAAAGGTACGTTCCTTTCAATGAAAAGTCTTCAGCTTCATCCCAACGGCGCTCCTACAAACACCACCACCTGCGCGAATGCCGGTCAATTCGGGAATCTTTGAGGAATAACGTGTCGTTGTGTCTCTTTTCCAACCAAGGTGAAGGCGGCGAGGGTGGAAAGTCCAAAACCTGCACCATCGTTTAAACGCTGAGCCGCAGAGCTGGCACCAACCGCAACCGAGGGGCCGGGACACGCTCCTGGCGGGACAACgctgcctcctcctcttcgtctACATACTTGTCGTATTTATCTATTTCTCCATTTACCCGTTTTATTTTTTCCGACTTGATCCGGATGACAGGGCAGCCCCTGCGTATCCGCCGGGCGTGGACTGAGCGCGGTTCAGTCAGGATAGAGCAGCAGACTACTTCACTTTTCCGCCGGGGGGGGCTTTGCGGCCTGCCACAGCGCATTTAGTTCTTATTCCATCGGCACGTCTTGAAGTGGGGCGAAGGGCTGATTTCAGCAACATCTTCCATAAGCCTTCAGAAATGGGACACATCGCTCAACTCCATTTTTCAGGGCCGTTTCTCAACTCTCACCCGCGTCCGGACGTAATCGTATCGTCGGAAGTCTCGTGTAGTGCGCAGCTTTGACGATAGGCGTGATCAAATATTCAAAGAATATATTTTTGGATGAAATGTCAGATATACTTTTATACTGTTGTCTTTAAATGTGGGCTAGAAAAGGGAACCAGCATTGCATGACTACCCCGATGGTCGGACGTTTTGTGGGGGGCGTAGGTCCGCGTTGCAAACTGCATGCTTACTAAAGCGGTACCGTATAGTTATATAGACGAATGCACAACGTTGTGTACTTGTCTGATGGCTTTCGAATCTTAATAATCTTAGATTGTGTTAATTTAACACATGCAAGATtgacaatctttttattttacatagttcacattttaaaaaaataggtAAATATTAAAGTAATACTTTATTGGGGGAAATCAGTGTCGACTGAAAATGACTGTACTTCTACGACAAAGAGGCAAATAATCTCAAAAGTTAGTTGCTGACTCCATGAAGGGCTATAAGCAGATAGGATTGGATGGGATTGAATTAGCCCACTCTTGAGACAGACTTAAACTTTAATACCATGCTTATATAAAGCAGACTACAAAAGTGTTTCATTTCGACCCACTCTGTGCAGGAAACGTGATATATTTCAGCTATGTTTGATAATGACATATTGCGTAAAAAGTTCGACGTTAAGTATGTGAATGTTGTGAACATTACGTGAAAAATTAAGTCGTTGAATGTCTTATGCAACGTTCTCGTTCTTCTAATGAGATGGGAATAAGTACACCACGCTGTAATCTAATTACAAAGAGCTCGATTACATCCGTCTTAAATAACTTTAAAGGGAAACTTGTTCCTGGAGCTAAAAGGTGACACCTTCGGAGAGATCAGGGAAATGTCACTTGTTCTCACCACGGTCtggtatttgtgtatgtgtgtgagggtgtacAGGCCATGCCGGGTGTGTGGATGTgcactttttctcttcctttaaCAACCAGGTGTAGGATTAACATTCATGAATACTGATGATTCCATGTAATCCAATAAATGCATTCATGAAAGTTTCACCGgattttttctattgttttctTCCATACAgctgcaaaaaaatacattaaatactgTTAATACATGTCAGATTATTCAATTAATGGAAACCTAATATCTTTAATAGAAcagtcattaaataaaaaaatcaagatCAAGTGGCGTGATGCAAAAACATAACACAATTTGTTAACTACTTCTTTTTCATCATTGTAGATTCAAGTTACTCGGTACATTTGGTTAATTTTTAAAACCGTGCTATACCTAAAACTGCAGCACTCTGTACTACATCAGTGTACGCTGCTACAGTTAGAATTAGCGTAATGAAACCATGCTTACCTTTACGATTGCCAGTTTTATCGTTGCAATTGGCACTACCAGCTAACTTTACCTGGTCCTTATTCATGAGGAGGTTGGACCATTTTACATGACGAGATTTCATATCGTTGCCGGGTGGCCACTTCCCACCAGCTGCAACTTTTAATAAGAGGACAGGAACACAGACCATCCACACGGCTCGATCACGCGCCGGATTACAGGAAAAAGCAGGATTAGCTGCTCCCAAAGGAGATCAGGTAATTGGCTGACGGTCGAGACGTGACCTTTCTCAGCGGTGCCTGAGGTCGGTTCCTGGGATTCGACCTCTCACCTCTCACCGTGTTACATCTGTCGGTGTCTTTGCTCTCATATTCTCTTTGTGCATAATGAGCA
Coding sequences within it:
- the pde6c gene encoding cone cGMP-specific 3',5'-cyclic phosphodiesterase subunit alpha', translating into MADKDSVEKYLENNPQFAKEFFDKKVRQEVITAAFSENFEVKDVASFSEVSKIQEANVIFDLVKDMHTETVMEKAMHKVIQRTCLMVNADRCSYFIYRARNGIGELATCLFDITPTSKFESNLVNPAAEIVFPTDVGIVGQITTSKKPANIPDVKKNPRFSEFVDKQTGYTTKNMLIAPIMHGKDVLGIITALNKIGSSEFSKADEEVFQKYMTFATVIAVQHYTSYMWNVELRRSQVLLWSASKVFEELTDIERQFHKALYTVRTYLNCNRYSVGLLDMTKEKEFYDEWPVKLGDVEPYKGPKTPDGREVVFYKIIDYILEDKEEIKVIPTPPVDHWALVSGLPTYVAENAFICNMMNVAADDYFTFQKEQVDDTGFVIQNVLSLPIVNKKEEIVGIATFFNRKDGKPFDEQDEQIMEALTQFLGWSHLNCDTYDRLNRMEWKKDIAQEMLMYQTRATSEEVQEVLNTIEKFDMKPEDCDQKEMYKLLRKNCPEAKDIDLLEFHFSDLPVTPLDLIKGGIRCFFELNVVEKFKVPAEVLTRWMYTVRKGYRDITYHNWRHGFNVGQTMFTLLQTGKLRKYYSDLEAFAMVAAAFCHDIDHRGTNNLYQTKSGSPLARLHGSSILERHHLQYSKTLMEDEALNIFQNLQKRQFETVQHLHDVCIIATDLALYFKKRTMFQKIVDATETMPNEQDQIAHVSNNPVRKEIIMAMMMTGCDLSAITKPWEVQSKVALMVAEEFWEQGDLERTVLDQQPIPMMDRNKKDELPKMQCGFINFVCSFVYKEFSRFHKEITPMFNGLNNNLAHWKELADIYDAKMKAIEDEKKKLEEAEAKKGEGGEGGKSKTCTIV